TCATTGCCAGGGGATTCCATGGGGCCACCATGGCGGGCATCGCTGCCCGCGCGGGAGTGGCCTCACAGACCGTGTACTTCGTCTTCCACACCAAACCCGAACTGATCAGTGCCGTCATCGATGCAGCGGTCCTCGGTGAAGAGGATCCCCGCCCGCCGCAGGCCCAGTCCTGGTGGGGGGAAATGGTGGCGGAGCCGGATGCGGCGCAGGCTCTGCGGATTTTCATCCGCGGTGCCGGGGACGTTTTTGCGCGCGCAGCAGCTATCGCCGAAGTACTGCGCGCGGCTGCGCTCACCGACGATGAAGTGCGCCGCACGCACAAGTACCATGAGACCCTTCGCCGGGTTGCGTTCGGCCAGGTGTTGGAAATACTCGCGGGTAAGTGGCCGCTCCGGGATGACCGGTCCTTCGATGAGCTGACCGACGCATTCATGACCGTCTACGGCGACAGCACTTACAACCTGCTCGCCACTGAGCGCGGCTGGAGTCACGACCAGATCATGGCATGGCTCTGCGATATCCTCCCCGGGATGCTCCTCCGCGGCCCCGCTCCGGCCGGAATCTGATTCAGTCGAATATCTAATCTGCGTTAGCAGTAACGGCACAGCGCTGAACGCTCGGCCCGCGCTGTCCGCGTGGGTACAAAGCCCCGTAGCTGAAGAACAGCGTGCGCTCCGGAATGCGCAAACCGGGACGGCCTGTGCTCGCCCGTCCCAGTCGCCGTTCCACTACTGGCACCCAGTTGGATAGAAAATCGAGCCTCGAATTGCGAGTTTATGACGGGTGAAATGCCGCCGGTTCGCTGCCTTGGATTTGGCGTTGGGATCGAATTGTTCCTACCTCGCGATCCGCGGCAGGAGTCGGCTGACTGCGACCAGAATCAGCGTGATTCCTGTTTGCACGGCGGGGATGACGACGACGGCGTGCAGCATCGTGCCTTGTGCGGCAAGGCCGGTGAACAGGCTGCCGAGGCCGGCGACACCGATCGACATCGCGGCTTGTCGAGCCGTGACGAGGACTCCGCTGCCGACTCCCGCCGCGTGGACGGATACCTCGGACCGGACGAGCCGGAACAACGATCCGACGCCGAGCGCTTGGCCGATCCCGACGAGGACGAGGCCCGCGATCCCGACAGGCACGTTGATCAGGAAGATCAGCCGCCAGCCAGTGCCCGCGATGTCGGCGTCCATGAGAACTCCGCCGGTCAGTGCGACGCTGTCGGGCATAGCGCGACTGCCGTACGAGTCGGCAACCGAAACTGAGCAAGTCAAGGGCTGAGGACGCCTGCAGTACGCTGCTGAAATGGCGTACACGCGCGGGCAACTCGATCAGTTTCGAGGCAAATCGCTGCCCGATTTCGTGGCGCCCGGTGTGCGCTTGTTGCTGGTCGGCATCAACCCGGGACTGCGCAGTGTTGCGGTGCAGGCCGACTTCGGGCGGCGAGGAAATCGCTTCTACCCTGCGCTGTATCAGGCGGGCATCACGGACCGCATTGTCGATGCATCCGAAGGTTTTCGGCCGGACGACGCGGCCCACCTACACGCGCAAGGCGTCGGGATGACGACGCTGGTTGCCTTTGCGACAGCACGTGCCGATGAGCTCAGCACAACACAACTGCGCGAGGGCGCGGTGGCGCTGCGCGAGAAAGTCCGTCGCCTGCGGCCGCGTGTCGTGGCGATGTTGGGCATCACGGCGTTCCGCACCGCCTTCGAACAACGGCGAGCGGTCGTCGGCCAACAGCCCGGCGATCTGGCTGGTGCCGAGTTGTGGGTTGTTCCCAACCCGAGCGGCCTGAATGCGCACGAGAGTGTCGCCTCGCTGGCAGTCGCCTATCGTGAGGTTGCGCGCGCCGCGGGCATCCCCCTCTTTATTCCGCCCATACCGCGCGTCGACCATCACGGACAGGGCGAAGCCTGACCGGGCCGATGCGACGATAGGCCTCCGATATATTAGATACGCAATGACGGCATCCGATGAGAACGGTGAGCGCCCAGCCGACACGCAGGAGGACTCACCACTGCCAGACGGCCAGCCCGCGCGGCAGCGCTCGCGGCGCCAGTTCGTTAAGGGTGCCGGCCTGGCTGCCGCCGGCGCGGTCGTCGGTGGAATCGCAGGAGGAGCGATCGGAGCGGCGATCGGCGCCTCCGCCGGTGCGCATCAGGAGACGCTGCCCGACACCCCTCTCTCTCAGACCGGCTTCCGGCGTGTACAACCACGGCAGTCGCCCGGTTTCGACCATCTCGTGGTGGTGATGTTCGAGAACCGATCATTCGACAACCTTCTCGGCTATCTCTATGACGAGACGAATCTGCCGAAAGGCGAGCATTTCAACGGACTCGCGTTCGGCGACCATAGCAACCTCGATCTGAACGGCAACGAGGTCCCGGCGTATCCATACGAGGGCGACACCGACTTCGTCATGCGTCAGCCCGCACCGGATCCGGGCGAAGAATACAACCACGTCAACGTGCAGCTGTTCAATCACATCGACCCTGCCGTGAACGCAACACTGCACGGGGGCGACATGCTTCCGCCGTTCAACACGCCGCCGAAAGGCACGAAACCGACGATGAGCGGATTCGTGCACGACTACATCAACGACCTCAGTGTGCGGGCCGGCGTCGAGCCCGATATCGAGGACTACCGCGTCGTGATGGGCGCATTTACGCCGCAGCAACTGCCGGTGTTCTCCACCCTCGCGCAGCAGTTCGCCGTGTACGACAACTGGCACTGCGCCGTGCCATCGCAAACCTTCTGCAATCGCTCGTTCTTCCATGCGTCGACCTCGCACGGTTTCGTCACGAACACCGGCGGCCCTGAAGGCATCTCGAAATGGTTCAATCCGGGCAACAATGTGCCGACGATCTTCAACCGGCTCTCGGAGGCGAAGATCCCGTGGGCCGTGTACTTCGACGACCGGCAGCTGGTCTCGCTCACCGGGTTCATCCATGCGCCTTCGATCGAGAAATACTGGCGCACCAACTTCCGCACCATGACGCAGTTCTACGACGA
The Rathayibacter sp. SW19 DNA segment above includes these coding regions:
- a CDS encoding MFS transporter; the protein is MPDSVALTGGVLMDADIAGTGWRLIFLINVPVGIAGLVLVGIGQALGVGSLFRLVRSEVSVHAAGVGSGVLVTARQAAMSIGVAGLGSLFTGLAAQGTMLHAVVVIPAVQTGITLILVAVSRLLPRIAR
- a CDS encoding mismatch-specific DNA-glycosylase, coding for MAYTRGQLDQFRGKSLPDFVAPGVRLLLVGINPGLRSVAVQADFGRRGNRFYPALYQAGITDRIVDASEGFRPDDAAHLHAQGVGMTTLVAFATARADELSTTQLREGAVALREKVRRLRPRVVAMLGITAFRTAFEQRRAVVGQQPGDLAGAELWVVPNPSGLNAHESVASLAVAYREVARAAGIPLFIPPIPRVDHHGQGEA
- a CDS encoding alkaline phosphatase family protein: MTASDENGERPADTQEDSPLPDGQPARQRSRRQFVKGAGLAAAGAVVGGIAGGAIGAAIGASAGAHQETLPDTPLSQTGFRRVQPRQSPGFDHLVVVMFENRSFDNLLGYLYDETNLPKGEHFNGLAFGDHSNLDLNGNEVPAYPYEGDTDFVMRQPAPDPGEEYNHVNVQLFNHIDPAVNATLHGGDMLPPFNTPPKGTKPTMSGFVHDYINDLSVRAGVEPDIEDYRVVMGAFTPQQLPVFSTLAQQFAVYDNWHCAVPSQTFCNRSFFHASTSHGFVTNTGGPEGISKWFNPGNNVPTIFNRLSEAKIPWAVYFDDRQLVSLTGFIHAPSIEKYWRTNFRTMTQFYDDVESGNLPAYSFVEPRLLYDHNDMHPPAGVRFAHTVVDGDVITGGAISDVRAGDTFLHELYSAIRSSSSQKGSNALNTMLLVTFDEHGGIHDHVPPPAATPPEERKNTEMGFGFDRLGVRVPAIAISAYTARNTIIHDQMHHAAVIATLSERFRLKRLTARDRDARTINNAINLTSPRQPQDWPDTYPHYVPANPESRAPVPHGDDDRPLSPPGAGLMALLASRYDPGEPVPTTYREAFEMVTRRGLGLFGSKNGHDRIE
- a CDS encoding TetR/AcrR family transcriptional regulator, producing MNPETSPVNSIRRKKADATRRKIVQAAHKEFIARGFHGATMAGIAARAGVASQTVYFVFHTKPELISAVIDAAVLGEEDPRPPQAQSWWGEMVAEPDAAQALRIFIRGAGDVFARAAAIAEVLRAAALTDDEVRRTHKYHETLRRVAFGQVLEILAGKWPLRDDRSFDELTDAFMTVYGDSTYNLLATERGWSHDQIMAWLCDILPGMLLRGPAPAGI